The following proteins come from a genomic window of Thiothrix unzii:
- the hflD gene encoding high frequency lysogenization protein HflD translates to MEANNRNRTIALAALFQCVEGVVQIATRGNVDSELFDSCIHSVLHDSAGSPEALYGGVNRLHTGLRVLMYQLGSGNLTPEGKPKNIEATRYAVNLLYLEKKLHNDPDMFKQLLAHIEKAQQQLDFFAMTHPNMIARLAEIYSNSISQLGPRIMIKGDQSHLANPDNAAKIRALLLAGVRAALLWRQAGGSRWKLIFARGAMQKEAQQFLKNA, encoded by the coding sequence GTGGAAGCTAACAATCGAAATCGTACCATTGCCCTTGCAGCACTATTTCAATGTGTCGAAGGTGTCGTGCAAATCGCCACTCGTGGCAATGTTGACAGTGAATTATTCGACAGTTGCATCCACAGCGTGCTGCATGACAGTGCCGGTTCACCAGAGGCTTTGTACGGCGGTGTTAATCGCCTCCACACCGGATTACGGGTCTTAATGTATCAACTGGGCTCCGGCAACTTAACCCCAGAAGGCAAACCCAAAAACATTGAAGCTACCCGCTATGCAGTCAACTTATTGTATTTGGAAAAAAAGCTGCATAACGATCCTGATATGTTCAAGCAATTACTTGCTCACATTGAAAAAGCCCAGCAACAGCTTGATTTCTTTGCGATGACACACCCCAATATGATTGCGCGACTCGCTGAAATCTACAGCAACAGCATCAGTCAGTTAGGCCCGCGCATTATGATTAAAGGCGATCAAAGCCATCTCGCTAACCCGGACAATGCAGCTAAAATCCGCGCACTGTTACTGGCTGGCGTGCGTGCCGCCTTGTTGTGGCGACAAGCAGGCGGCAGTCGCTGGAAACTCATTTTTGCACGCGGCGCAATGCAAAAAGAAGCGCAGCAATTTCTGAAAAATGCGTAA